Proteins encoded by one window of Lathyrus oleraceus cultivar Zhongwan6 chromosome 1, CAAS_Psat_ZW6_1.0, whole genome shotgun sequence:
- the LOC127116200 gene encoding glycine-rich cell wall structural protein, which produces MERKFILLVVVGVCLVLGMSQYVDGRKLKKEKEDVKNPEWLFDVPSKGFGGGGGFGGGGIGGGSGGGYGGGGGSGLGGGYGGGSGLGGGYGGGDGSGLGGGYGGGVGSGYGGGISKGIVGGIGGYAYKGIGGGVGGIGGGVIGGVGGFIGGHNNLEANKP; this is translated from the coding sequence ATGGAGAGGAAGTTTATTTTGTTGGTTGTTGTTGGGGTGTGTTTAGTGTTGGGAATGTCTCAATATGTAGATGGAAGGAAATTGAAGAAGGAGAAAGAAGATGTGAAAAATCCAGAATGGTTATTTGATGTTCCTTCTAAAGGGTTTGGTGGCGGTGGAGGGTTTGGAGGAGGGGGAATCGGCGGAGGTTCAGGTGGTGGGTATGGAGGAGGTGGAGGTAGTGGTTTAGGGGGTGGATATGGAGGTGGTAGTGGTTTAGGTGGTGGATATGGGGGAGGTGATGGTAGTGGTTTAGGGGGTGGATATGGAGGAGGTGTAGGTAGTGGTTATGGGGGTGGAATATCTAAGGGAATTGTAGGTGGAATTGGAGGTTATGCTTACAAAGGAATTGGAGGAGGTGTAGGAGGAATAGGAGGGGGTGTTATTGGTGGAGTTGGTGGTTTCATTGGTGGTCACAATAATCTTGAAGCAAATAAACCTTGA